CTCCACGCGGTTCGATGGGGACCTGGCGTCCCACGCCCACTTTCACTGCTCGCGGTGCGGCGGATTGTTCGACATCCCGCTGCCCACCGGCGCCGAGCAGCTCCCGCTGTCGAAAGTGGACGGAGTCTCGATGATATCATCGATCGACCTGCACATCATCGGGGAATGCGCGAAATGCGGCGATCAGGAGCCGGGCTCGACGCACTAGGCGGTCTGATCCCGCCGCTTCCGGTCACTTCTCCGCGTACTGGACGATGATGCTGATCCTGCGGTTGCGCGGGTCGTTCGG
The sequence above is a segment of the Thermodesulfobacteriota bacterium genome. Coding sequences within it:
- a CDS encoding transcriptional repressor gives rise to the protein MKKTRNTRQRGVILDILQETREHPTAEKIYQDARRIIPNISLGTVYRNLNFLQDQGLVREIRPSDGSSTRFDGDLASHAHFHCSRCGGLFDIPLPTGAEQLPLSKVDGVSMISSIDLHIIGECAKCGDQEPGSTH